From a region of the Neobacillus niacini genome:
- a CDS encoding lysine N(6)-hydroxylase/L-ornithine N(5)-oxygenase family protein, with translation MAALIDETGGMDALFFDQKPEFAWHEGLLIEGTTLQVPFMADAVTMVNPASKYSFLNYLHHQKRLYHFYFLESFHIPRREYNHYLQWVSKQLSSCRFSKRVIDAAEHADGYEVSVEDVLTGHVETYYAKHVVLGMGSAPNLPEWTAAGSRNLYHSSEFLQRRNEALGETVTVIGSGQSAAEVFLELLKEQVTAGYKLNWLTRTDGFFPMEYSKLGLEHFSPDYTDYFYRLPQSLKDEVVSKQDPLYKGISADTIADIYDLLYERTIAGQKPDVQLLAKTAVKDISEYGGGLELDCYHWEEGESFKVETDTVIAATGYKTLWPKAFSSLAHSMKWDEAGRPVISRNYQVEMHEPRDEHKVFIQNGELHTHGVGAPDLGLGAYRNAVIINSIAGKTMFEIPEKNVFQHFGIHHLARKKQTV, from the coding sequence ATGGCTGCCCTTATAGATGAAACAGGCGGAATGGACGCTTTGTTTTTTGATCAAAAACCGGAGTTTGCCTGGCATGAAGGATTACTAATCGAAGGAACGACTCTTCAGGTTCCTTTTATGGCGGATGCCGTTACAATGGTGAATCCAGCGAGCAAATACAGCTTTTTGAATTATTTGCATCACCAGAAACGGCTGTACCACTTCTATTTTTTGGAATCGTTCCATATACCCCGCAGAGAATATAACCATTACCTCCAATGGGTTTCAAAGCAGCTGTCATCATGCCGGTTCAGCAAAAGAGTCATTGATGCAGCCGAGCATGCGGATGGCTATGAAGTTAGTGTAGAAGATGTTTTGACAGGACATGTGGAGACTTATTACGCGAAGCATGTGGTTCTGGGAATGGGAAGTGCCCCGAATCTGCCGGAATGGACGGCGGCAGGCAGCCGGAATCTCTATCATTCTTCTGAGTTTTTGCAAAGAAGGAATGAAGCACTGGGAGAGACAGTCACAGTAATTGGCTCAGGGCAAAGTGCAGCAGAGGTTTTCCTTGAGCTTTTAAAAGAGCAGGTAACTGCGGGTTATAAGCTGAATTGGCTAACACGTACAGACGGTTTCTTTCCGATGGAATATTCCAAGCTCGGGCTTGAACATTTTTCACCTGATTACACGGATTATTTTTACCGCTTGCCTCAAAGCCTGAAGGATGAAGTTGTGTCGAAGCAGGATCCACTTTATAAGGGAATAAGCGCAGATACAATTGCAGACATTTACGATCTATTATATGAAAGAACGATCGCCGGACAAAAGCCGGACGTACAGCTCCTTGCCAAAACGGCGGTTAAAGATATCTCAGAATATGGCGGTGGCTTGGAGCTCGACTGTTATCACTGGGAGGAGGGTGAATCGTTTAAGGTTGAAACAGATACTGTTATCGCTGCAACAGGATACAAAACCCTCTGGCCTAAAGCATTCAGCAGCCTAGCTCATTCGATGAAATGGGACGAAGCAGGACGCCCTGTTATTTCGAGAAACTATCAGGTCGAAATGCATGAGCCAAGGGATGAGCACAAGGTGTTTATTCAAAACGGCGAGCTTCATACCCATGGGGTAGGAGCGCCTGATTTGGGGCTTGGTGCTTATCGGAATGCCGTTATCATAAATTCGATTGCCGGTAAAACAATGTTTGAGATTCCGGAAAAAAATGTCTTTCAGCACTTTGGGATCCACCATCTTGCCCGGAAGAAACAAACCGTATAG
- a CDS encoding IucA/IucC family protein — translation METNVKKRHWEKANKRLLAKMIAEFLYEDMISAEKTDGLYHLSLDGGEMYRFQAEERLMDSYWIDPDSIQIKTGGEWVNAKSAVAFLLQLQKEIGIKPFTAAYLIEEYKRTLLADAHILASQENQRTESLLEIDYAELEGEMTGHPWITYNKGRIGFSYTDYLQYAPEQKKEVKLDWIAVSKEKGSFHSIEEVQYEDLLKSELGDSLWVTFQKVLHGEGVQPEDYFFMPVHEWQWNHVLVPLFSEELFEKRIVYLGKGEDMYLPQQSIRTFVNMEDKMKYHVKLPMSILNTLVYRGLPSERVVLAPEITQHIQGIRNRDSFLRDTCRVVLPGEIASMNYAHPDYTKLQGAPYQFLEMLGVIWRESIYSFLDEGEQAITLAALLYVGEDGKSYVLELAKKAGLNAEEWTKQLFDVLLPPLLHYLYQYGTVFSPHGQNTVVILKDSKPHRLAVKDFVDDVNISDQPLSELENISAELKSVLRSEAPEGLCQFIFTGLFVCHFRYLADILHRSGELDEAVFWNMLRETILSYQAQFPELKERFELFDLLRPSFKKLCLNRNRMIEYGYGDGDDRPHASEFGRVKNPLAAGKPAVV, via the coding sequence ATGGAAACGAACGTGAAAAAAAGGCACTGGGAAAAAGCAAACAAACGGCTGCTTGCCAAAATGATTGCAGAGTTTTTATATGAAGACATGATTTCTGCAGAGAAAACTGATGGTCTCTATCACCTTTCATTGGACGGCGGGGAGATGTACAGATTCCAGGCAGAAGAACGGCTTATGGACAGTTACTGGATAGACCCTGACTCCATTCAGATAAAAACAGGCGGTGAGTGGGTGAATGCTAAAAGCGCAGTTGCTTTTCTGCTTCAGCTGCAAAAGGAAATCGGTATCAAACCATTTACTGCCGCTTATCTGATTGAAGAATATAAACGGACGCTGCTTGCAGATGCCCATATCTTGGCCAGCCAGGAAAATCAGCGGACTGAGTCCCTTCTTGAAATCGATTATGCCGAGCTTGAAGGGGAAATGACTGGTCATCCATGGATTACATATAACAAAGGAAGAATTGGATTTTCCTATACGGATTACCTGCAGTATGCGCCGGAACAGAAGAAGGAGGTAAAGCTTGACTGGATAGCTGTTTCAAAAGAGAAGGGGAGCTTTCATTCAATTGAAGAAGTACAATATGAAGATTTACTGAAAAGCGAGCTGGGTGATTCTCTTTGGGTAACGTTTCAGAAGGTTCTGCATGGGGAAGGTGTTCAGCCTGAGGATTATTTCTTTATGCCCGTTCATGAATGGCAGTGGAATCATGTATTGGTACCACTCTTTTCAGAAGAGCTGTTTGAAAAGCGCATCGTTTATCTTGGAAAAGGGGAGGATATGTACCTGCCACAGCAATCCATCAGAACGTTCGTGAACATGGAAGATAAGATGAAATATCATGTGAAGCTTCCGATGAGCATTTTGAATACACTCGTTTATCGCGGCCTCCCGTCTGAGCGGGTGGTGCTAGCACCGGAAATCACGCAGCATATTCAAGGAATCCGGAATCGTGACTCATTCTTGCGTGATACATGCAGAGTTGTGCTCCCTGGAGAAATAGCAAGCATGAACTACGCTCATCCAGATTATACAAAGCTGCAAGGGGCTCCATATCAATTCCTTGAAATGCTCGGTGTCATCTGGAGAGAAAGTATTTATTCGTTCCTGGACGAAGGGGAGCAGGCGATAACCCTGGCTGCGCTGTTATATGTTGGGGAGGATGGAAAATCTTATGTGCTTGAACTTGCCAAAAAGGCAGGCCTCAACGCAGAAGAGTGGACAAAACAGCTTTTTGATGTGCTGCTTCCGCCGCTTCTGCACTACTTATATCAATATGGAACCGTTTTTTCACCGCATGGTCAGAATACAGTTGTCATTTTAAAGGACAGCAAACCGCATCGTCTTGCCGTAAAAGATTTTGTAGATGATGTGAACATCAGTGATCAGCCGCTGTCCGAGCTGGAAAACATCTCAGCAGAGTTAAAAAGTGTGCTGAGAAGCGAGGCTCCGGAAGGACTCTGTCAATTTATTTTTACCGGATTGTTCGTATGCCACTTCCGCTATCTCGCAGACATTCTTCATCGGAGCGGGGAACTGGATGAAGCTGTTTTCTGGAACATGCTAAGAGAGACGATTCTTTCTTATCAGGCGCAATTCCCTGAACTGAAAGAACGATTTGAACTATTTGATCTGCTGAGACCATCCTTTAAGAAACTTTGCCTCAACCGGAACCGGATGATTGAATATGGATATGGCGATGGCGATGACCGGCCTCATGCTTCAGAATTTGGAAGAGTAAAAAACCCGCTGGCTGCTGGAAAGCCTGCGGTTGTTTAA
- a CDS encoding long-chain-fatty-acid--CoA ligase, whose product MYGSKPWLTSYPEDIPAELEFRKEPVQQYLVDAAKSFPEKTAIHFMGREMTYKELYDEALSFASYLQQIGISKGDRVAIMLANTPQSVISYFGILMAGGIVVQTNPLYTERELEYQMKDSGAKAIITLDILYPRASKVMPQTDLQHIIVTAIKDYLPFPKNLVYPFVQKKQYGIVVNVKHEGNTHLFKEIVKMKPKKLVEYEFDFEEDVALLQYTGGTTGSPKGVMLTHRNLVANSSMCTAWLYKAKPGEESVLGIVPFFHVYGMTIVMILSVMQAYKMIILPKFDPLTTLKTIQKQRPTLFPGAPTIYIGLLNHPDLKKYDLSSIDSCLSGSAPLPVEVQEEFEAITGGKLVEGYGLTESSPVTHANFLWDRERIKGSIGVPWPNTEVRIVSMDDGEDMPVGEIGEIIIKGPQIMKGYWNRPEATEETIKDGWLYTGDLGYMDDKGYFYVVDRKKDMIIAGGYNIYPREIEEVLYEHPDVLEAVAAGIPDPYRGENVKAYIVLKEGSQITSDDLNQYARKYLAAYKAPRLYEFREELPKTAVGKILRRTLVEEEMRKIEEENKKHA is encoded by the coding sequence ATGTACGGATCTAAACCATGGCTCACGTCTTATCCTGAGGATATTCCTGCAGAACTGGAATTTCGAAAAGAACCTGTTCAGCAGTATTTAGTAGATGCAGCAAAGAGCTTTCCAGAAAAAACTGCAATCCATTTTATGGGCAGGGAAATGACGTATAAAGAGCTTTACGATGAAGCATTATCCTTTGCCAGCTATCTTCAGCAGATTGGTATTTCAAAAGGTGACCGAGTAGCCATTATGCTTGCCAATACACCACAATCGGTCATAAGTTATTTTGGTATACTAATGGCGGGAGGCATTGTCGTTCAAACAAATCCGTTATATACCGAACGTGAACTTGAATACCAAATGAAAGACTCCGGAGCGAAAGCGATCATCACACTCGACATCCTCTATCCACGCGCTTCTAAGGTGATGCCGCAAACTGATTTGCAGCACATTATTGTAACCGCTATCAAAGACTACTTGCCATTTCCAAAAAATTTAGTTTATCCTTTTGTCCAGAAAAAGCAATATGGAATTGTTGTTAACGTTAAACATGAAGGCAATACCCATTTATTTAAAGAAATCGTTAAAATGAAGCCTAAAAAACTCGTAGAATATGAATTTGATTTTGAAGAGGATGTTGCGCTGCTTCAATATACAGGCGGTACAACTGGTTCTCCAAAAGGGGTAATGCTGACACATAGGAATTTAGTAGCAAACTCCTCCATGTGTACGGCCTGGCTATATAAAGCAAAACCGGGTGAGGAATCAGTCTTAGGGATTGTTCCATTTTTCCATGTCTATGGAATGACAATCGTGATGATTTTATCGGTTATGCAGGCGTATAAAATGATTATATTACCTAAGTTCGATCCATTGACCACCTTAAAGACAATCCAAAAGCAGCGTCCTACTTTGTTTCCAGGTGCGCCAACAATTTATATCGGTCTATTAAATCATCCTGATTTGAAAAAATATGATTTATCTTCGATTGATTCCTGTCTCAGCGGTTCTGCTCCACTCCCTGTTGAGGTCCAGGAGGAGTTTGAGGCAATTACAGGCGGGAAACTCGTTGAAGGATATGGATTAACAGAATCTTCTCCAGTCACACATGCCAATTTCTTATGGGATCGTGAACGGATAAAAGGCAGCATTGGTGTTCCTTGGCCAAATACCGAAGTAAGAATCGTATCAATGGATGATGGTGAGGACATGCCGGTTGGAGAAATAGGAGAAATTATCATTAAAGGTCCTCAAATCATGAAAGGCTATTGGAACCGTCCTGAGGCTACGGAGGAAACGATAAAAGATGGCTGGCTGTATACGGGTGACCTTGGCTATATGGATGATAAAGGGTATTTTTATGTAGTAGATAGAAAGAAGGATATGATTATTGCCGGAGGATATAATATATATCCAAGAGAAATCGAAGAAGTATTATATGAACACCCAGATGTGTTGGAGGCTGTTGCTGCGGGAATTCCAGACCCTTATCGAGGAGAAAACGTTAAAGCATACATTGTCTTAAAAGAAGGATCACAGATTACCTCGGATGACTTAAACCAATATGCTAGAAAATATCTAGCGGCATATAAGGCGCCAAGACTATATGAATTTAGAGAAGAATTACCGAAAACAGCGGTAGGAAAGATACTAAGAAGAACTCTGGTCGAAGAAGAAATGAGAAAAATAGAGGAAGAAAACAAAAAACATGCCTAA
- a CDS encoding TetR/AcrR family transcriptional regulator produces MKKNKPKYMQIIDAAVIAIAEVGYHQAQVSKIAKQAGVADGTIYLYFKNKEDILISLFEEKMGSFIEKIDEMIAGKQSAAEKLLMMIEAHFKNLSDDHHMAIVTQLELRQSNKELRLRINNVLKGYLRVIDKIIIEGIESGEFSSDLDVRLARQMIFGTMDETVTTWVLNEEKYDLMALAKPVHKLLIKGCGNH; encoded by the coding sequence ATGAAAAAAAATAAACCAAAATACATGCAAATCATTGACGCAGCAGTAATTGCTATTGCAGAGGTAGGGTATCATCAGGCACAGGTTTCAAAAATTGCAAAGCAAGCTGGTGTTGCTGATGGCACGATTTATCTTTATTTTAAAAACAAAGAAGACATTCTCATCTCACTCTTCGAAGAAAAAATGGGAAGCTTTATTGAAAAAATAGATGAAATGATAGCAGGAAAACAGAGCGCGGCGGAGAAGTTATTAATGATGATAGAAGCTCATTTTAAAAACCTTTCTGATGATCATCACATGGCAATCGTAACCCAGCTTGAATTACGACAATCCAATAAAGAATTGCGTTTACGTATAAACAACGTTCTAAAAGGCTATCTACGTGTGATTGATAAAATCATCATAGAAGGAATTGAATCGGGAGAGTTTTCAAGCGACCTCGATGTCCGTCTTGCCAGACAAATGATCTTTGGCACGATGGATGAAACCGTGACAACCTGGGTTTTAAATGAGGAGAAGTACGATTTAATGGCACTCGCTAAACCGGTTCATAAGCTTTTGATTAAAGGCTGCGGGAATCATTAA
- a CDS encoding enoyl-CoA hydratase, with amino-acid sequence MEYLKWSNQDMIATITIVRPPANALSQGLLRELSAVLDEIEPNRDIKVIVIHGEGRFFSAGADIKEFTTVSSSEGFANLGKYGQDLFDRMEKFPKPIIAAIHGAALGGGLELAMACHIRLVGEKTKLGLPELQLGLIPGFAGTQRLPKYVGVARAAEMLFTSEPITGLEAVQFGLANHAYPENEVLEQALKLAGKITKKSTGSLKATIQLLNYAKNEEFYEGSKKEAELFGEIFVSPDAKEGIQAFIEKREPNFKGE; translated from the coding sequence TTGGAATACTTAAAGTGGTCTAATCAAGACATGATTGCAACGATCACCATCGTGCGTCCACCGGCAAATGCCCTCTCACAAGGACTATTACGGGAATTGTCGGCTGTACTAGACGAAATTGAGCCTAATCGTGATATTAAGGTAATTGTCATTCATGGGGAAGGGCGTTTCTTCTCAGCAGGTGCTGATATTAAAGAATTCACGACCGTTTCATCTTCCGAAGGCTTTGCAAATCTCGGGAAATACGGACAAGATTTGTTTGATCGGATGGAGAAGTTTCCTAAACCTATCATTGCTGCTATTCATGGCGCAGCTCTTGGCGGTGGCTTGGAACTTGCGATGGCATGCCATATCCGTTTGGTAGGAGAAAAGACCAAGCTTGGTCTTCCAGAACTGCAGCTTGGATTAATCCCTGGATTTGCTGGAACACAGCGTCTTCCGAAATATGTTGGAGTTGCACGTGCAGCAGAAATGCTGTTCACGTCTGAGCCAATCACAGGATTGGAAGCGGTTCAATTTGGTCTGGCGAACCATGCGTATCCAGAAAATGAGGTATTAGAACAAGCACTAAAATTAGCTGGTAAGATTACTAAAAAAAGCACAGGTTCATTAAAAGCCACCATTCAATTATTAAATTATGCAAAAAACGAAGAGTTTTACGAAGGCTCTAAAAAGGAAGCAGAGTTGTTCGGAGAAATATTTGTTTCTCCTGATGCGAAAGAAGGCATTCAAGCCTTTATTGAAAAAAGGGAGCCAAATTTTAAAGGTGAATAA